The following are encoded together in the Candidatus Woesebacteria bacterium genome:
- a CDS encoding carbohydrate kinase family protein: MYKRIIVTGSVAYDHIMSMPSRFGDHILPDKIHIINVSFIMERFRREFGGTGGNISYNLSLLNVKSNLIATVGNDFHEYLTHLRKQKHIDTSKIKIYKKVPTASGFVMTDQDDNQIWGFYEGAMRYANKISLAKIFKKGDFLVIAPNNPLAMIRYAKEAVAAGIDYMFDPAFNIPHIPTYNLKEALENAKVVIGNDYEIALILERIGWNLHELLDATDIVVTTMGKDGSVISKDGKIIKIKSAKTQKKIIDPTGAGDAYRAGFLSGFIKGAPLKTCGQLGATCSVYTVDRNGTQTHHFTKTEFLKRYKDNFNEDLKI, encoded by the coding sequence ATGTATAAAAGAATTATCGTTACTGGGTCTGTAGCCTATGATCACATAATGAGTATGCCTTCCCGTTTTGGAGATCACATCCTTCCTGACAAAATTCACATTATTAATGTTAGCTTTATTATGGAAAGATTCCGTCGTGAATTTGGTGGAACAGGTGGAAATATTTCATATAACTTGTCTTTACTTAACGTAAAGTCAAACTTGATTGCAACTGTCGGTAACGACTTCCACGAGTATTTGACTCATCTTCGTAAGCAAAAGCATATTGATACTTCAAAAATTAAAATTTACAAAAAAGTACCAACTGCAAGCGGTTTTGTTATGACCGATCAGGACGATAATCAAATATGGGGATTTTATGAAGGTGCCATGAGATATGCTAATAAAATATCCCTGGCAAAAATTTTCAAAAAGGGTGATTTTTTGGTAATTGCTCCTAACAATCCACTGGCAATGATCCGTTACGCAAAAGAAGCGGTTGCGGCAGGCATTGATTATATGTTTGATCCCGCTTTTAACATTCCTCATATCCCGACATATAACCTCAAAGAAGCGTTGGAAAATGCAAAAGTTGTCATCGGGAATGATTACGAAATCGCCCTTATTTTGGAAAGGATTGGTTGGAATCTTCACGAATTATTAGATGCAACCGACATTGTTGTTACGACAATGGGAAAAGACGGATCCGTCATTTCAAAAGACGGTAAAATAATTAAAATAAAATCCGCAAAAACACAAAAGAAAATAATCGACCCCACAGGAGCAGGCGATGCATATCGGGCGGGATTTTTGTCGGGTTTTATTAAAGGAGCACCTCTTAAAACATGTGGCCAGTTGGGTGCGACTTGCTCTGTGTATACGGTTGATCGTAACGGTACACAAACACACCATTTTACAAAAACAGAATTCTTAAAAAGATATAAGGACAATTTCAATGAAGATCTCAAGATTTGA
- a CDS encoding PBP1A family penicillin-binding protein — protein MAKWKKVYRRKRKYERLARRQLADKSNIRSLVSSKWLVRIAKFGFVSVILGFLAIFVLIPLFAFNLPSPDKIIRREGFSTKILARDGQVLYDIYVDQNRTHVNLEDIPDYLKQATVAIEDKNFYHHQGFDIFGMARGVTRIFTRGRAQGGSTLTQQLVKNALLSPERSVFRKIKEFILAIQIERAYSKDEILTLYLNEVPYGGTAWGVQAAAQAYFGKDAKELSLTESAILAGLPQRPSLYSPYSSSPDAYIGRTQDVLRRMREDGYITKEQEEEVKEQLGDIEFQPRGASFKAPHFVQYVQEILEERYGQSAVEQGGLKVTTTLDIDLQEKAQTIVTEEIEKVESQNIGNGAAVVLDPQTGEILVMVGSKDFAAADYDGQVNVTTRLRQPGSAIKPITYATALEKGYTASTMLMDVPTEFPGGEGQPPYIPVNYDGEYRGPIQLRYALANSINVPAVKLLALVGINDVLDTAYKLGISSFEPNKETLSRVGLSLTLGGGEVKLLELTGAYSAFMNKGFAVEPVAILKVEDGDGNILEENKPEKGKQVISEEVAYIISHILSDNQSREAVFGSNSLLNISGRQVAVKTGTTNDKRDNWAIGGTPGALTGVWVGNNDNSQMKNVASGVSGATPIWRRIILEALSQRPAQGFEVPDGVVTKSVDSVSGYASHDGYSSRIEYFVKGTEPGDDPVHTKLKVCKTDGKLASPSDISSGNYEEKEFFVFKEEDPTSAPGGINKWQEGILTWIQTQEDARYKPPTDYCQSGSPVGVSFDNPQDQTSNHPNALQVKIKAESTNNLTEVAVYVDGTKEKTFTQAPYTLTLNLQDGKHELKAVVRDEKGNQGDRVVRIGVNTTWDYQTPTPSPTSAPSITPD, from the coding sequence ATGGCAAAGTGGAAGAAAGTCTACAGAAGAAAAAGAAAGTATGAAAGACTTGCCAGGCGGCAATTGGCCGATAAATCAAATATACGCTCGCTTGTATCCAGTAAATGGCTGGTGCGAATTGCAAAGTTTGGTTTTGTTAGTGTAATTCTTGGATTTCTGGCAATTTTTGTACTTATCCCGCTTTTTGCTTTTAATCTCCCTTCCCCAGATAAAATAATAAGACGTGAAGGATTTTCCACAAAAATACTCGCCCGGGATGGTCAGGTGCTGTACGACATTTATGTCGATCAAAACAGAACCCATGTAAATCTTGAGGATATTCCCGATTACTTAAAACAAGCTACGGTTGCTATCGAAGATAAAAATTTTTATCATCACCAAGGGTTTGATATTTTTGGTATGGCACGAGGTGTAACTAGAATTTTTACACGAGGAAGAGCGCAGGGGGGATCGACATTGACACAACAATTGGTAAAAAATGCATTGTTGTCACCGGAACGTAGTGTATTTAGAAAAATTAAGGAGTTTATTTTAGCGATTCAAATAGAACGTGCATACAGCAAAGATGAAATACTAACACTTTATTTAAATGAAGTACCCTATGGAGGTACTGCGTGGGGAGTTCAAGCTGCTGCGCAAGCGTATTTTGGTAAAGATGCAAAAGAGTTGTCGTTAACAGAATCGGCAATACTGGCTGGTTTACCACAACGGCCGTCTTTGTATTCACCGTATTCTTCAAGTCCAGATGCGTATATCGGACGCACTCAAGATGTGTTAAGGAGAATGCGTGAAGATGGTTATATTACAAAAGAGCAGGAGGAAGAAGTCAAAGAACAACTGGGCGATATTGAATTTCAGCCACGGGGTGCTAGTTTTAAAGCACCGCATTTTGTGCAATATGTCCAAGAAATTTTGGAGGAAAGATACGGACAATCTGCCGTTGAGCAAGGAGGTTTGAAAGTTACGACTACTCTTGATATCGATCTGCAGGAAAAAGCGCAGACGATTGTAACTGAGGAAATTGAAAAAGTGGAAAGCCAAAATATCGGAAACGGTGCGGCTGTGGTTTTGGATCCGCAAACGGGAGAAATATTGGTGATGGTGGGATCAAAAGATTTTGCCGCAGCCGATTATGATGGTCAGGTAAATGTTACGACTCGCCTTCGACAACCGGGATCGGCAATAAAACCGATAACCTACGCAACTGCGCTTGAGAAGGGTTACACCGCGTCTACGATGCTTATGGATGTACCAACAGAATTTCCGGGTGGTGAAGGTCAACCTCCCTACATCCCTGTCAATTACGACGGTGAATACCGCGGTCCGATACAATTAAGGTACGCTTTGGCAAATTCTATTAACGTTCCCGCAGTGAAATTACTTGCGCTTGTTGGAATCAATGATGTGTTGGATACGGCGTATAAATTGGGAATTTCATCTTTTGAACCAAACAAAGAGACTTTGAGTAGAGTCGGTCTCTCGTTGACACTGGGCGGCGGTGAAGTAAAACTTTTAGAATTAACAGGTGCTTATTCTGCTTTCATGAACAAAGGATTTGCGGTGGAACCCGTAGCCATTCTCAAAGTTGAAGACGGTGACGGAAACATCCTTGAAGAAAATAAACCGGAAAAAGGTAAGCAAGTAATCAGTGAAGAAGTTGCCTACATTATTTCGCATATTCTTTCCGACAATCAGTCAAGAGAAGCGGTTTTCGGATCGAATTCACTTTTAAATATTTCAGGACGACAAGTAGCCGTAAAAACAGGTACAACAAATGATAAACGGGATAATTGGGCGATTGGTGGAACACCCGGTGCCTTGACGGGAGTATGGGTGGGAAATAACGATAATTCGCAGATGAAAAATGTTGCCTCAGGTGTGTCTGGAGCAACACCAATTTGGAGAAGAATCATCCTTGAGGCATTGAGTCAAAGACCGGCGCAAGGTTTTGAAGTGCCCGATGGTGTGGTAACAAAATCAGTAGACAGTGTTTCTGGTTATGCGTCTCACGATGGTTATTCATCCAGAATTGAGTACTTTGTAAAAGGAACTGAACCCGGTGATGATCCGGTGCATACGAAGCTGAAAGTGTGTAAAACTGATGGAAAGTTGGCTAGCCCATCGGATATTTCAAGTGGTAATTATGAAGAAAAGGAATTTTTTGTATTCAAGGAAGAAGATCCGACTTCAGCTCCTGGAGGAATAAATAAATGGCAAGAAGGTATATTAACTTGGATACAGACGCAGGAAGACGCACGTTACAAACCGCCCACCGATTATTGTCAAAGCGGTTCGCCGGTCGGGGTATCTTTTGACAACCCGCAGGATCAGACATCAAATCACCCAAATGCCTTACAAGTAAAAATAAAAGCCGAGAGTACAAATAATTTAACTGAGGTTGCTGTATATGTCGATGGAACGAAAGAAAAAACGTTTACCCAAGCACCGTACACACTTACTTTAAATTTACAAGACGGTAAACATGAGCTGAAAGCTGTTGTGCGAGATGAAAAAGGCAACCAGGGTGACCGGGTGGTGCGAATTGGTGTCAATACAACTTGGGATTATCAAACTCCAACCCCGAGTCCGACTAGTGCTCCGAGTATAACACCGGATTAA
- the rplT gene encoding 50S ribosomal protein L20: MTRVKTGTTRREQHNKVRKFAKGFKFSAHRRFRTANEAVLHAGQYAFEGRKLKKRNLRRLWITRLNAAVKEHGLNYSSFIKALNDKHVELDRKILSEIAISDPETFAQILKHLK; the protein is encoded by the coding sequence ATGACAAGAGTAAAAACAGGTACAACCAGACGCGAGCAGCATAACAAAGTTAGAAAGTTTGCAAAAGGGTTTAAATTTTCTGCACACAGACGCTTTAGGACGGCCAACGAAGCAGTGCTTCATGCTGGACAATATGCGTTCGAAGGAAGAAAACTGAAGAAACGCAATCTACGCAGGCTCTGGATAACCCGACTAAATGCTGCGGTAAAAGAACATGGTTTGAATTATTCATCTTTTATAAAAGCACTCAATGACAAACATGTTGAACTTGATAGAAAAATACTATCCGAAATCGCTATTAGTGATCCTGAAACTTTTGCACAAATTTTAAAACATCTAAAATGA
- a CDS encoding translation initiation factor IF-3, with the protein MRNARPKQLKLSWRINHQIRSDKLRVVDESGKLIGVMGLPEALQVASEASCDLIEIAPKAVPPVAKVIEFGKFKYREEKKLKKQKKSAKGGEIKEIRFSPFIGEADYTTRLQKVNDFLKDGYKIRIVVKFKGRQMDSKKFGYNLTNRLLKDLTTNVVIDMEPKFLGRHLAMVISPTNKKIESDSENSEEPKKSNLSSEDI; encoded by the coding sequence TTGAGAAACGCTAGGCCCAAACAACTAAAGTTAAGTTGGCGCATTAATCACCAAATCCGAAGTGACAAACTTCGTGTTGTTGACGAAAGCGGCAAGTTGATTGGTGTGATGGGTTTACCTGAAGCTTTACAGGTTGCCAGTGAAGCATCTTGTGATTTAATTGAGATAGCGCCCAAAGCAGTTCCACCGGTAGCAAAAGTTATCGAGTTTGGAAAATTTAAATACAGGGAAGAGAAAAAACTTAAAAAACAAAAGAAATCAGCAAAGGGAGGCGAAATCAAAGAAATTAGATTTTCACCTTTTATTGGCGAGGCGGATTACACAACCAGATTACAAAAAGTTAATGACTTTTTGAAAGACGGTTACAAAATACGGATTGTCGTAAAATTTAAAGGCCGACAAATGGATAGTAAGAAATTTGGTTACAATTTAACCAACAGATTACTCAAAGACCTTACGACGAATGTTGTAATCGACATGGAACCCAAATTCCTTGGAAGACATTTGGCAATGGTAATTTCACCAACCAATAAAAAAATTGAGAGCGACAGTGAAAATAGCGAGGAACCTAAAAAAAGCAATCTCAGTAGTGAAGATATTTAG
- the pheT gene encoding phenylalanine--tRNA ligase subunit beta, whose amino-acid sequence MNILILDSWLRDYLITNAKAQDIARCLSLCGPSVERINKINIGGKVDYVYDIEVTTNRVDMMSVWGIAREASVILPEFGFKAKLKKPALQKYAKLTKPLPLKISINPALTHRVMGIVIDNIKNRETPKWMKDRLTASGFRSLGALVDITNYVMTEIGHPTHVFDYDLITTKQFVLRESKKNERIVSLENKEYKLPGGDIVIDDSTGQIIDLPGIIGTKNSVVNATTKRVLLFMETNDPVRIRKTSMTLGIRTVAATLNEKGVDPTLSDYALSLGVSLFQKICHASVASNVIDKYPKKQKQNIVKITHAKIEKLIGTHIDKKRVITILSSLGFGMKATKEGYEVSTPSWRNRDITIAEDIVEEVVRIFGYHNVPCTKLSGEIPDKPTDMPFKFEMAVKSILKELGANEVYTFSLVSKTMTVGNELKLSNPLGSDHSFLRVSLLPSLRKAADVNVAQESNFLLFEVANIYIPSKGNLPQEKMTLGGIFVKTDYEKAKGVIETLLDKLNIPYVFHPTDAHGFKAGQRLQVLTNRKYIGFFGVLMDNSIYFEFDMSLLKKFSRNATYKPIPQFPAHIEDITSIVPKNTYIGDLMDGIKHASNQITKIQLIDTYNDAFTFRIWYQDCNKTLSDEDVRKIRQEVVKYLSAKHHVTVKE is encoded by the coding sequence ATGAATATATTAATACTTGATTCTTGGTTACGGGATTATCTAATTACCAACGCCAAAGCGCAGGATATCGCAAGATGCCTGTCTTTGTGTGGACCATCGGTCGAGCGTATCAATAAAATTAACATTGGCGGTAAAGTAGATTACGTTTACGACATCGAAGTTACAACTAATAGGGTTGATATGATGAGCGTTTGGGGCATAGCCCGAGAAGCAAGTGTAATTTTGCCCGAGTTCGGTTTCAAGGCAAAGTTAAAAAAACCCGCACTTCAAAAGTACGCTAAATTAACAAAACCGCTACCTTTAAAAATTTCCATTAATCCTGCATTAACCCACCGCGTTATGGGTATTGTGATTGATAACATAAAAAACAGAGAAACGCCAAAGTGGATGAAAGACCGACTTACGGCAAGTGGTTTTAGAAGCTTGGGAGCACTTGTTGATATAACAAACTACGTCATGACCGAGATAGGTCATCCCACGCATGTCTTTGATTATGATCTCATCACGACAAAACAGTTTGTACTTCGAGAATCCAAAAAAAATGAAAGAATCGTCAGTCTTGAAAACAAAGAATACAAATTACCGGGAGGGGACATCGTAATCGACGATTCAACGGGGCAAATCATTGATTTACCCGGAATCATCGGAACTAAAAATTCAGTTGTAAACGCTACCACCAAACGTGTTCTTTTATTTATGGAAACAAACGATCCGGTTCGGATACGCAAAACTTCAATGACACTTGGAATCCGTACTGTTGCCGCTACTCTTAACGAGAAGGGGGTTGATCCTACGCTTTCAGACTATGCATTAAGTTTGGGTGTGTCATTATTTCAAAAAATTTGCCATGCGAGTGTTGCAAGTAACGTTATTGATAAGTACCCGAAGAAACAAAAACAAAATATCGTGAAGATAACTCATGCAAAAATTGAAAAATTAATCGGGACACATATAGACAAAAAACGTGTAATAACTATTCTTTCAAGCTTAGGGTTTGGCATGAAGGCAACAAAAGAAGGCTATGAAGTTTCGACACCATCATGGCGAAACCGCGATATAACTATTGCCGAAGATATCGTAGAAGAAGTGGTCAGAATTTTTGGTTATCACAATGTACCTTGCACAAAACTTTCGGGCGAAATTCCTGATAAACCGACTGATATGCCATTTAAATTTGAGATGGCGGTCAAAAGTATTCTCAAGGAATTGGGTGCAAATGAAGTTTACACATTTTCACTCGTTTCCAAGACAATGACTGTGGGGAATGAACTGAAATTGTCCAATCCTCTGGGATCCGATCATTCATTTCTCAGGGTATCTCTGTTACCGAGTCTGAGAAAAGCGGCTGATGTAAATGTAGCGCAAGAATCAAACTTTCTACTTTTTGAGGTCGCAAATATTTACATCCCGTCGAAGGGAAATCTTCCTCAAGAAAAAATGACCTTGGGTGGGATTTTCGTTAAGACGGACTATGAAAAAGCCAAAGGTGTCATCGAAACTTTACTTGATAAACTCAATATTCCTTACGTTTTTCATCCAACAGATGCACATGGCTTTAAAGCAGGGCAACGCCTGCAAGTTCTCACAAACCGTAAATACATAGGATTTTTCGGAGTCCTCATGGATAATAGTATTTACTTTGAATTCGACATGTCACTTTTAAAGAAGTTTAGTAGAAATGCTACATACAAACCTATTCCGCAATTTCCGGCGCATATCGAAGACATCACCAGTATTGTTCCCAAAAATACTTATATCGGTGATTTAATGGATGGAATCAAACACGCCAGTAATCAAATAACCAAAATTCAATTAATTGATACGTATAACGATGCTTTTACTTTCCGTATTTGGTATCAAGATTGTAACAAAACTCTCTCTGATGAGGATGTCAGAAAGATACGCCAGGAAGTTGTTAAATATTTATCGGCAAAACACCATGTAACCGTCAAAGAATAG
- a CDS encoding 50S ribosomal protein L35 has protein sequence MKIKQKTRKSLTKRFKVTKNGKVLRRQGFSGHLNVKKSKSKKRRLKRIIHTNKFHSRKIRKALGK, from the coding sequence ATGAAAATTAAACAAAAAACAAGAAAGAGTTTAACCAAAAGGTTTAAGGTAACAAAAAACGGCAAAGTCTTACGTAGACAGGGTTTTAGTGGACATTTGAATGTTAAAAAAAGCAAAAGTAAAAAAAGAAGATTGAAACGAATAATTCATACAAACAAGTTTCATTCAAGAAAAATAAGAAAGGCTTTGGGTAAGTAA
- a CDS encoding threonine--tRNA ligase, which produces MKKIDETYLSNLRHSSSHLLAASVLELYPKAKLAIGPSIDKGFYYDIDFGNVKVGEEDLAKIEERMHRIVKGWKKFDKIKVTKDEALKEFSGNEYKKELIEEFTKEGKGLTIYRSGDFRDLCKGGHIANPSQEIKFFKLLSLAGAYWRGDEKNKMLTRIYGTAFASQKELDEYLIAQEEAQKRDHRKLGKDLDLFTFSDLVGAGLPLYTPKGAFIRLALNKYIEDLQSPLDYQQVWTPQIGKASLFKISGHYAKYKDDMFKVISNYSDEEMYLKPMNCPQHTQIFASKLRSYKDLPIRMTDFAMLYRDERPGELSGLARVRSFSQDDCHIFCMESQVDEEIDIALSMIKKVMNTFGFTYRYRLSIRDPKHPEKYLGNPKTWDKVEKWAEKIMKRNNIDHYDGPGEAAFYAPKMDLMATDALGREWQLSTVQIDYVQPERFELYYINEKGEKVTPIMIHRAVIGSPERFMMILLEHLAGNLPVWLSPQQAKVLPITERNIGYSNKLTQNLKTAGVRVAMDNTNDTLGNKIRKAQNEKIPYMLVIGDKEEKAGKVALRTRNGKDLGQIELNNFIKLINDKNDSKDLDL; this is translated from the coding sequence ATGAAAAAAATAGACGAAACATATTTAAGTAATCTAAGACATAGCTCGTCGCATTTGCTGGCGGCTTCCGTTTTGGAATTATACCCCAAGGCGAAATTGGCAATCGGTCCTTCTATCGACAAAGGTTTTTACTACGATATCGATTTTGGCAATGTCAAAGTGGGGGAGGAAGACTTGGCAAAAATTGAGGAAAGAATGCACCGTATTGTTAAGGGTTGGAAAAAATTCGACAAGATAAAAGTGACCAAAGATGAAGCTTTAAAGGAATTTTCGGGAAATGAATATAAAAAGGAACTAATTGAAGAATTCACCAAAGAGGGTAAGGGGTTAACCATATATCGCTCAGGGGATTTTCGCGACTTATGCAAAGGAGGTCATATCGCAAATCCATCACAAGAGATTAAATTCTTTAAATTATTATCGCTTGCCGGAGCTTACTGGCGTGGAGACGAGAAAAACAAAATGTTAACCAGAATTTACGGGACAGCATTTGCTTCGCAAAAAGAATTGGATGAATATCTGATCGCCCAAGAAGAAGCGCAAAAAAGGGACCACAGAAAGTTGGGTAAGGATCTTGATTTATTTACTTTTTCGGATTTAGTCGGAGCAGGACTTCCACTCTACACACCCAAGGGTGCGTTTATCCGATTGGCTCTTAACAAATACATTGAAGATTTACAAAGTCCACTAGACTATCAACAAGTATGGACACCGCAAATCGGCAAGGCATCATTGTTTAAAATATCAGGTCACTACGCAAAATACAAAGACGATATGTTTAAGGTGATTTCTAACTATTCGGATGAGGAAATGTATCTCAAGCCGATGAACTGTCCACAACACACACAAATATTCGCAAGCAAACTTAGAAGTTACAAGGACTTACCAATAAGAATGACGGATTTTGCAATGCTTTATCGCGACGAAAGACCGGGTGAATTATCAGGTCTTGCCAGAGTGAGATCCTTCTCGCAAGATGATTGCCACATCTTTTGCATGGAGAGCCAAGTAGACGAAGAGATCGACATAGCTCTTTCGATGATTAAAAAAGTAATGAACACTTTTGGCTTTACATATCGTTATCGCTTGTCAATTCGTGATCCCAAACATCCCGAAAAGTATTTGGGTAATCCAAAGACATGGGACAAGGTAGAAAAATGGGCAGAGAAAATTATGAAGCGAAATAATATCGATCATTACGACGGACCCGGAGAGGCTGCATTCTATGCTCCCAAAATGGATCTCATGGCAACCGACGCATTGGGACGTGAATGGCAATTATCTACCGTGCAAATTGATTATGTCCAACCGGAGAGATTTGAATTGTATTACATAAATGAAAAGGGGGAGAAAGTTACACCGATAATGATTCACAGAGCCGTCATCGGTTCTCCGGAGCGATTTATGATGATCTTGTTGGAACACTTAGCCGGCAATCTTCCGGTTTGGCTTTCACCCCAACAGGCAAAAGTATTACCGATAACGGAAAGGAATATCGGCTATTCAAATAAGTTAACCCAAAATTTGAAAACGGCGGGTGTTCGTGTCGCCATGGACAACACAAACGACACGCTTGGCAATAAAATCAGAAAAGCACAAAATGAAAAAATTCCCTATATGCTTGTTATCGGCGATAAGGAAGAGAAAGCCGGAAAGGTCGCACTAAGAACAAGAAACGGTAAAGACTTGGGTCAAATCGAACTTAATAATTTTATCAAGCTAATTAACGACAAAAACGACTCAAAAGATCTTGACCTTTGA
- a CDS encoding adenosylhomocysteinase, protein MNTKSDVKDLTLAKSGKLKIEWAERQMDVLREIRKRFTKDKPFKGKTIAACLHVTSETANLMITLKEGGANCVLCASNPLSTSDDVAASLVKDYQITTYAINGENNKVYYKHLNLALDLKPHITMDDGGDLVTLLHTKRTHELKNIIGSSEETTTGVIRLRAMEKEGVLKVPVIAANDSDTKHMFDNRYGTGQSTIDGILRATNILLAGKTFVVLGYGFCGKGLANRARGMGANVIVTEVDPVKALEAGMDGFRVLTGEEAAGIGDIFVTVTGDINVIDKKHIAKLKNGAIIANSGHFNVEINLTEMEKIKVGKRKIREFVDEYKLPGGKVVYVLGEGRLINLVAAEGHPASVMDLSFANQALAAEYFLKNEGKLENKVYVLPKDIDYKVAEIKLKANGWSLDKLTTQQKTYLTSWREGT, encoded by the coding sequence ATGAATACGAAAAGTGACGTAAAAGATTTAACTCTAGCAAAGTCCGGTAAATTAAAAATTGAATGGGCGGAGCGTCAGATGGATGTCCTACGAGAAATTAGAAAAAGATTTACTAAGGACAAACCATTCAAGGGAAAAACCATCGCAGCTTGTCTACATGTAACCAGTGAAACCGCAAATTTGATGATCACACTCAAAGAAGGTGGTGCGAATTGTGTTCTTTGTGCAAGTAACCCTTTGTCGACAAGTGACGATGTCGCCGCATCATTGGTTAAAGACTATCAAATTACAACGTATGCGATTAACGGCGAAAACAATAAGGTGTATTACAAACATCTTAATCTCGCACTTGACTTAAAACCCCATATCACCATGGATGATGGTGGGGATTTGGTAACTTTGCTTCATACCAAAAGGACGCATGAACTCAAAAACATCATAGGGTCAAGCGAAGAGACAACCACGGGAGTAATCAGGTTACGAGCGATGGAAAAAGAAGGTGTACTCAAAGTACCGGTTATCGCCGCAAACGATTCCGACACTAAGCATATGTTTGATAATCGATATGGAACAGGTCAATCAACTATCGACGGAATTCTTAGGGCGACAAATATTTTACTTGCAGGCAAAACCTTTGTCGTCTTAGGTTATGGTTTTTGTGGAAAGGGATTGGCAAACCGCGCCAGAGGAATGGGGGCAAATGTTATCGTTACCGAAGTTGATCCCGTAAAAGCGTTGGAAGCCGGAATGGATGGTTTTCGAGTATTAACGGGTGAAGAGGCGGCGGGGATAGGCGATATTTTCGTTACAGTAACCGGAGACATTAACGTCATCGACAAAAAACATATTGCTAAACTAAAAAACGGAGCAATCATCGCCAACTCCGGCCATTTCAATGTCGAAATTAATCTCACGGAGATGGAAAAAATAAAAGTCGGCAAGAGAAAAATACGTGAGTTCGTCGACGAATACAAACTCCCCGGCGGAAAAGTTGTTTACGTACTGGGTGAAGGAAGACTTATTAATCTTGTTGCCGCCGAAGGCCATCCGGCATCGGTCATGGACTTAAGCTTTGCAAATCAAGCATTGGCAGCTGAGTATTTCTTGAAAAACGAAGGTAAATTGGAAAACAAGGTATACGTTTTACCCAAAGATATTGATTATAAGGTTGCCGAAATTAAACTCAAGGCAAACGGCTGGAGTTTGGACAAATTAACCACCCAACAAAAAACATATTTAACAAGTTGGAGAGAAGGAACTTGA
- the pheS gene encoding phenylalanine--tRNA ligase subunit alpha, with amino-acid sequence MFENLQNLKSEAIAQITQAESVNDLEEIRIAYLGRNGKLTKLIKELTSLEIKDRKQTGLLINDVKKTIETALNTQKQQFCDTPKTWFDPTIPGSKLQTGSLHLVTQAIEEISNVFESIGFVRSRYPEVEWDWYSFGSLNFDPLHPARDDWETFFIEAKDHPKFGRMLLTPHTSSGQVREMQAIKTPPIRMINIAKCYRRQSDVSHVPVFHQFEGLVVDKDISIAHLRGTLDYFARSFFGPSRKTRIRPYNFPFTEPSFEVDISCDICKGTGLIKGHKCKLCKEGWLEIGGSGMVHPNVLKAGGIDPTVYTGFAFGWGVERVYMMKSGIQIPDVRLIYGTDLQFLRQF; translated from the coding sequence ATGTTTGAAAATTTACAAAACTTAAAAAGTGAAGCAATAGCTCAAATTACTCAGGCCGAAAGTGTAAACGATTTAGAGGAAATTAGAATCGCGTATTTGGGGCGAAATGGTAAGTTAACAAAACTAATCAAGGAACTTACAAGCTTAGAAATTAAAGATAGAAAACAAACAGGATTATTGATTAATGACGTCAAAAAAACAATCGAGACGGCATTAAACACACAAAAACAACAGTTTTGCGACACTCCTAAAACATGGTTTGATCCGACTATCCCCGGATCAAAACTACAGACGGGATCACTGCACCTGGTTACTCAAGCAATAGAAGAAATATCAAATGTATTCGAAAGTATTGGTTTTGTCAGATCAAGATATCCAGAAGTCGAATGGGATTGGTATTCTTTTGGGTCGCTTAACTTTGACCCTCTTCACCCCGCACGCGATGATTGGGAAACTTTTTTTATCGAAGCGAAAGACCATCCTAAATTCGGCAGAATGCTTCTTACTCCGCATACTTCAAGTGGACAAGTAAGAGAAATGCAAGCGATTAAAACTCCACCAATCAGAATGATTAACATTGCTAAATGCTACAGACGACAGTCCGATGTAAGTCATGTTCCCGTTTTTCATCAATTTGAAGGCTTGGTTGTCGATAAAGATATCTCAATAGCGCATCTAAGGGGAACTCTCGATTATTTTGCGCGTTCGTTTTTTGGACCAAGCAGAAAAACGCGTATCCGCCCCTATAACTTTCCTTTCACTGAACCGTCTTTTGAAGTTGATATAAGCTGTGATATCTGCAAAGGTACGGGCTTAATTAAAGGACATAAGTGCAAACTCTGCAAGGAAGGCTGGCTTGAAATAGGAGGTTCCGGCATGGTTCATCCTAATGTACTCAAGGCAGGGGGAATCGATCCTACTGTATACACCGGATTTGCATTTGGTTGGGGCGTGGAGCGCGTATACATGATGAAATCGGGTATCCAAATTCCGGATGTGCGACTAATTTATGGCACAGATTTGCAATTTTTAAGACAATTTTAA